The Mytilus galloprovincialis chromosome 7, xbMytGall1.hap1.1, whole genome shotgun sequence genome has a window encoding:
- the LOC143081788 gene encoding protein HtrL-like gives MVLAIHLIFLCLCREAASGDVSIKDTRYNDNSATLVTAIYDIGRGNWNNWKRSFLTYIQYFLHILKLNAKLIVFCEKSTEKIIRKEYGHLMHSNVVFMVKRFSKVEFYRYRQIIYNVIETDEFKENNTMLRNPEGFSVDYIILMNNKLSFLKEAIDVNVFNTSHFFWIDGGYGHGDEHIFQNVQGWTPSRLLALNKTVTFIQLHDTEMYKMYGLRLHKESIDPAFPGGFFGGHQSAVLELYHLYNKMFRSLLIENVLDDDQNVFLFCYFETPRLFNLVKGSWFDAFKLFE, from the exons ATGGTTCTAGCGATTCATTTAATATTCCTTTGTTTGTGTAGAGAAGCAGCATCTGGAGATGTTTCTATAAAAG ATACAAGATATAATGACAATTCTGCCACACTGGTAACAGCTATTTATGACATTGGCAGAGGCAACTGGAACAATTGGAAAAGATCGTTCCTGACATATATCCAGTACTTTTTGCATATCTTAAAATTGAATGCAAAACTTATTGTCTTTTGTGAAAAATCAACagaaaaaattataagaaaagaaTATGGGCATCTGATGcattcaaatgttgtttttatggtgaaaagattttcaaaagttgagTTCTATAGATACAGACAAATAATATACAATGTTATAGAAACAGATGAGTTTAAAGAAAATAACACAATGCTACGAAACCCAGAAGGCTTTTCGGTAGACTATATAATTCTTATGAATAATAAGCTGTCTTTCTTAAAAGAGGCCATTGACGTTAACGTATTCAACACCTCCCATTTCTTTTGGATAGATGGCGGTTATGGTCATGGCGATGAACAcatatttcaaaatgttcaagGGTGGACACCATCAAGACTTCTTGCCTTAAACAAAACAGTAACATTCATACAACTACACGATAcagaaatgtataaaatgtatggGCTTAGATTACACAAGGAAAGTATCGACCCAGCTTTTCCTGGAGGCTTTTTTGGCGGACACCAATCAGCTGTATTAGAATTGTACCACCTTTACAACAAAATGTTTCGGTCATTGttaattgaaaatgttttagATGATGATcaaaatgtctttttattttgttattttgaaacaccACGTCTATTCAATTTGGTAAAAGGTAGTTGGTTTGACGCATTCAAACTGtttgaataa